The region CGGGCCTTCGGGTCCGGCGCAAAAAAGCGAGCCTGATGGCTCGCTTTTTTTATGCGCCGAAACCCTGGCTGACAGCCGCCAGGCTGGTATGCTCACCGTGGATCAACAGCAAGCGGAACGTGATGAACGAAGAAACCTGCGCCCCCGGCGGCGTGGCACTGGGCGAGACGGGCTTTGGCCATACCTTGTCGCTGATCGGCGGCAAGTACAAGATGCTGATCCTGTATGCGCTGGCGGAACACAAGGTGCTGCGGCATAACGAGCTCAAGCGCCATCTCGGGGGCATCGCCTTCAAGACCCTGAGCGTGGTCCTGAAAGAGCTGGAAGCCGATGCGCTGATCGTCCGCAAGGAATACCCGCAAGTGCCGCCCAAGGTTGAATATTTCCTCTCAAGCAAGGGGGCATCGCTGATCCCCGTGCTCAACACGCTGTGCGAGTGGGGCGA is a window of Janthinobacterium sp. J1-1 DNA encoding:
- a CDS encoding helix-turn-helix domain-containing protein; this translates as MARFFYAPKPWLTAARLVCSPWINSKRNVMNEETCAPGGVALGETGFGHTLSLIGGKYKMLILYALAEHKVLRHNELKRHLGGIAFKTLSVVLKELEADALIVRKEYPQVPPKVEYFLSSKGASLIPVLNTLCEWGERHRPT